In Aquila chrysaetos chrysaetos chromosome 2, bAquChr1.4, whole genome shotgun sequence, the following are encoded in one genomic region:
- the CDAN1 gene encoding codanin-1 translates to MAAVLELLLQEEVAVGAVVRWLRHGPGPGSRSAEENHIHDKLVSLSLLQKDFVPFLLNFLREQTSQILTNGPSTPAKTPSSKAHGSQRTGSERRAGHATSSRVQLFSQRTSVTTCTTDTSFSPAAASSSSSSFSGSNLSSSCSDFPSMVSSSSPSFGYSPVFNHGEKRSSQKASLGSFLTATPEALPARRGRRKGSSSVSASGRQVARDLGRSLAEEEDGKNDSVSWSAGRRKRSEASLVSARSPPSQLNLNNLEEFPPMGAASGWTNKSKPSRRINPTPVSAERPLSKPKMCFTSTPVSQSPAARFSSASSLEAFTTVQEGNLTSVISNSLQEEREMLKKERCKLLHQASSPAGISLDPGTPTKPSYTRSASLPAESHLVTCAYPTKVSCKKQLECLAQLYSSCIAENLVPNIFLELFFVLQLLTSKGTSTAEDGDSDLEVNERSKDASGRQHFRSVHNCVYFAVQVLDYQYEIISHLEKGMLKLLAENERIASFSPTLHERLRQAYESSTAKVSLLLPCSVQSVSFQPETDNRSNFPSDRAFHIFKKQRDIFYELLREWEDNHEKTGWDFERVLGNKIRAMMAHLSATCNHSHFARLFQKQLIQMCKGPTGGGASWGDTPDQDVLNMLGSDNLSRLKRLQERFVVPQSIRGPCPPPSFPGCQQFFRDFILSAGSYQFNQHLVDSLCLKILELNGLTLVEHEHSDGEADMDEQDEKKRFTVVLLSLRLLAKFLGFLVFLPYRTVEQPTRDLQDSAVALRNQTLPVLDVLKLLRQSIWDRRSILTIPWIVEYLSLVDHIAPFLDYYKKVFCLLLQVYRLMVLSEDKEMSFLNKLLILAVLGWLFQVPSVPEDLFFTTDVRQEGLMMDSVTSAQALDSVPLVDQQLLYTCCPYLGELRKLLASFVAGSGAKNGGFIRKITPTAAESLAPKASVTQRKLQVELEQAFFHNQPPSLRRTVEFVAERVGSNCVKHIKATLVAELVQRAEVMLQDKVKEEDANHDKLLEEVCAHLYEEGAQALIKGREFCKKKGPEAVRVLLPEETSAAVLSSAEDIAVELATEKACGWLSANIAALIKREVRATFNRMLKVPGLPMPGEDALELRRDCPPGCQHCAPLPSQIINEIKDVLCVAVGPRDEGEVIDYVWLECLLGRLGQTLRCRKFMCPTSEQQLAKCTVELASLLVSDRVPLSLGIKSQEKSSERLRVKTNPTYGLLKLLLSVWKEDFGTPVPVQLMFSKKNIGYLAEVKQREWDLFLFMLHGFVEHELMRTSEIENCLHTLEELPWSSDFLKELEMLSRVFLSEHHLEEPRTNSCEPTRQSLGTVTAQS, encoded by the exons GAGAACCACATCCATGACAAGCTGGTATCTCTTAGTTTGCTTCAGAAAGACTTTGTGCCTTTTCTGCTAAATTTTTTAAGGGAGCAGACCAGCCAGATCCTGACTAATGGACCCTCTACTCCTGCTAAAACTCCTAGTTCCAAGGCCCATGGGAGCCAAAGGACAGGATCAGAAAGGAGGGCAGGCCACGCAACCAGCAGCCGAGTGCAGCTCTTCTCCCAAAGGACTTCGGTGACCACCTGCACCACAGATACcagtttctctcctgctgcagcatccagcagctcctcttccttttctgggtCAAACCTGTCTAGCTCTTGCAGTGACTTCCCTAGCATGGTCTCCAGTAGCAGCCCGAGCTTTGGGTACAGCCCTGTGTTTAACCATGGTGAGAAGAGGTCATCTCAGAAGGCCAGCTTGGGGAGCTTCCTCACAGCCACACCTGAAGCCCTGCCAGCGAGACGAGGCCgaaggaaaggcagcagctcAGTCAGTGCCTCTGGCCGGCAGGTAGCTCGGGATCTGGGGCGTTCCCTTGCTGAAGAGGAGGATGGAAAGAATGACAGTGTATCATGGAGCGCAGGGAGAAGGAAGCGGAGTGAAGCGTCTCTTGTTTCTGCCAGATCCCCACCCAGCCAGCTAAATCTTAACAACTTGGAGGAGTTtccacccatgggtgctgcctCTGGCTGGACAAA caaaagcaaaccaTCACGGCGAATCAACCCAACTCCTGTAAGTGCTGAGCGCCCCCTCTCAAAACCAAAGATGTGCTTCACTTCTACGCCTGTCAGCCAGTCTCCAGCTGCTCGGTTTTCATCTGCGTCGAGCCTTGAGGCCTTTACCACTGTCCAGGAAGGAAACCTTACATCAGTGATAAGCAACAGCCTTcaagaggagagggagatgctgaAGAAAGAACG ATGCAAATTGCTGCACCAGGCGTCTTCTCCTGCAGGGATATCTCTTGATCCTGGTACTCCTACTAAGCCTAGCTACACTCGCAGTGCTAGCCTTCCTGCTGAAAGCCATCTGGTGACCTGTGCATATCCTACTAAGGTTTCCTGCAAGAAACAGTTGGAGTGTCTGGCGCAGCTCTATTCATCGTGTATAGCAG AAAACCTGgtaccaaatatttttctggagcTCTTCTTTGTTCTGCAGCTGTTGACATCTAAAGGCACTTCTACTGCAGAAGATGGCGATAGTGACCTTGAAGTCAATGAAAGAAGTAAAG atgCATCAGGGAGACAGCATTTCCGAAGTGTGCACAATTGTGTTTATTTCGCTGTTCAGGTCTTGGATTATCAGTATGA AATTATTTCCCATTTAGAAAAGGGGATGCTGAAGCTTTTGGCTGAAAATGAACGGATTGCATCTTTTTCTCCCACCTTGCACGAGAGGCTCAGGCAGGCTTATGAAAGCAGCACAGCCAAG GTATCTCTCCTGCTGCCATGCTCTGTACAGTCTGTTTCTTTCCAGCCAGAAACTGACAATCGCTCTAACTTTCCCAGTGACAGAGCatttcacatatttaagaaacaaag GGATATATTTTATGAACTACTGCGTGAATGGGAGGATAACCATGAAAAAACTGGCTGGGACTTTGAAAGAGTTCTGGGCAACAAGATCAG GGCCATGATGGCTCACCTATCTGCAACCTGCAACCACAGCCATTTTGCCAGGCTCTTTCAGAAACAGCTTATCCAG ATGTGTAAAGGTCCTACTGGTGGTGGTGCAAGCTGGGGAGACACCCCAGACCAGGATGTCCTTAATATGCTGGGTTCTGATAATCTGAGCCGTCTGAAGAGGCTGCAGGAAAGATTTGTTGTTCCTCAGAGCATCAGAGGACCCTGTCCACCCCCTTCATTTCCAGGGTGCCAGCAGTTCTTCAGGGACTTCATCCTCAGCGCAGGAAG TTACCAGTTTAATCAGCACCTGGTGGAtagtctgtgcctgaagataCTCGAACTGAATGGCCTTACTCTGGTGGAGCATGAGCACAGTGATGGGGAAGCAGATATGGATGAACAG gatGAAAAGAAGCGTTTCACTGTGGTCCTATTAAGCCTCCGACTCCTTGCCAAGTTCCTAGGGTTTCTTGTATTCTTGCCATATCGCACTGTGGAGCAACCAACTAGAGACTTGCAAGACTCTGCAGTAGCATTAAGAAACCAA ACCCTGCCTGTACTGGATGTATTGAAGCTTCTGAGACAATCTATTTGGGATCGACGTTCTATTCTCACTATTCCTTGGATTGTGGAGTACCTTTCCCTTGTGGATCATATTGCTCCTTTCCTTGATTATTACAAGAAAGTATTTTGTCTCTTGCTGCAGGTATACAG GTTAATGGTCCTTTCTGAAGATAAGGAGATGAGTTTCCTGAACAAGCTGCTGATCCTTGCAGTTCTGGGTTGGCTTTTTCAG GTTCCATCAGTCCCTGAAGACTTGTTTTTTACCACTGATGTCAGGCAGGAGGGATTGATGATGGATTCTGTGACATCTGCTCAGGCTTTG GACTCGGTACCCTTGGTGGATCAGCAGTTACTTTATACCTGCTGTCCCTATCTTG GTGAGCTGCGGAAACTACTTGCCTCTTTTGTGGCTGGTAGTGGAGCAAAAAATGGTGGCTTTATAAGGAAAATCACTCCCACAGCTGCAGAGTCCTTGGCACCCAAGGCTTCTGTCACACAGCGGAAACTGCAG GTAGAGTTGGAACAGGCCTTCTTCCACAACCAGCCTCCCTCCCTACGGAGAACAGTTGAATTTGTGGCAGAGAGGGTGGGATCCAACTGTGTTAAGCACATCAA ggcAACACTGGTAGCAGAGTTGGTTCAAAGGGCTGAAGTCATGTTGCAGGATAaagtgaaggaggaggatgctAATCATGACAAGCTGCTTGAAGAGGTGTGCGCTCATCTGTATGAGGAAGGGGCCCAGGCACTCATCAAAGGCAGAGA attttgcaaaaagaaaggtCCTGAGGCGGTAAGGGTGTTATTGCCAGAAGAGACATCTGCAGCA GTTTTAAGTAGTGCAGAAGACATTGCAGTGGAACTGGCTACTGAGAAAGCCTGTGGCTGGCTTTCTGCCAACATTGCAG CACTCATCAAAAGAGAAGTGAGAGCAACCTTCAACAGAATGCTGAAAGTCCCAGGACTTCCCATGCCTGGAGAGGATGCTCTGGAGTTGAGAAGGGACTGCCCTCCAGGCTGTCAGCACTgtgctccccttccctcccaaatCATCAACGAGATTAAG GATGTGCTCTGTGTTGCTGTGGGCCCACGGGATGAGGGTGAAGTGATTGACTACGTCTGGCTGGAGTGCTTGCTAGGAAGATTGGGTCAGACACTTCGATGCAGAAAG TTCATGTGTCCCACATCAGAACAGCAGCTGGCAAAGTGCACGGTTGAGTTGGCTTCTTTGCTGG tttcagATCGTGTTCCTCTGAGTCTCGGCATCAAGTCCCAAGAGAAGAGTTCTGAGAGGCTGCGTGTAAAGACTAATCCCACCTATGGCCTCctaaaactgctgctttctgtctgGAAGGAGGACTTTGGGACACCTGTTCCTGTGCAGCTGATGTTCAGCAAGAAGAACATTGGTTATCTTGCAGAAGTTAAGCAGCGAGAG tggGATTTGTTCCTTTTCATGCTTCATGGTTTTGTAGAACATGAACTAATGAGAACTAGTGAAATAGAGAATTGCTTGCATACCCTCGAAGAGCTCCCTTGGTCCTCA GATTTcttaaaagaactggaaatgcTGTCCAGAGTATTTCTGTCAGAACATCATCTAGAAGAGCCCAGGACTAACTCCTGTGAGCCGACCAGACAATCTCTAGGTACCGTGACAGCACAAAGTTAG